In Mycoplasmopsis maculosa, one genomic interval encodes:
- a CDS encoding S8 family serine peptidase — protein MNIGIKTGILSIRVPNNYDLNLFFNKLNEYFYDNKIEIFKCIKYNINENKYYKNLYSNNNYINLINKEAKSKSNEEVFNYVGLFKNIIEKHKQKYYNYDLFVGVLEAKGHVDPNGIAFREHNLNNKKIKWKDSWFYDEKVSDHANVIAEITIGSEYGINSTVNIILAEIDSWNGINEEIEYLLNKTTIINNSWGKNIEQIGNYLGYNLDAEYYDWYIYRNPELINVISSGNSYDKGFQEIDNLALSRNSIIVGSLNLKTSKKYFYSQIENVNNYISVLTPGFYNFKSPIRQDNIDYYFGHGTSYSAPVVTAIASMLK, from the coding sequence ATGAATATAGGAATAAAAACTGGAATTCTATCAATAAGAGTTCCAAATAATTATGATTTAAATTTATTTTTTAATAAATTAAATGAATATTTTTATGATAATAAAATAGAAATTTTCAAGTGCATTAAATATAATATAAATGAAAATAAATATTACAAAAATCTTTATTCAAATAATAATTATATTAATTTAATAAATAAAGAAGCAAAATCAAAATCAAATGAAGAAGTTTTTAATTATGTTGGTTTATTTAAAAATATTATTGAAAAACATAAGCAAAAATATTACAATTATGACTTATTTGTAGGTGTTTTAGAAGCAAAAGGACATGTAGATCCAAATGGAATTGCTTTTAGAGAACATAACTTAAATAATAAAAAAATAAAATGAAAAGATTCTTGGTTTTACGATGAAAAAGTATCAGATCATGCTAACGTTATAGCGGAAATTACTATAGGTTCAGAATATGGAATTAATTCAACAGTGAATATTATTTTAGCAGAAATTGATTCATGAAATGGAATAAATGAAGAAATTGAATACTTACTGAATAAAACCACTATTATAAACAATAGTTGGGGCAAAAATATAGAACAAATAGGTAATTATCTAGGATATAACTTAGATGCTGAATATTATGATTGATATATTTATAGAAATCCAGAATTAATAAATGTTATATCTTCTGGAAATTCTTATGATAAAGGATTCCAAGAAATAGATAATTTAGCTTTATCAAGAAATTCAATAATAGTTGGATCTCTAAACTTGAAAACAAGTAAAAAGTATTTTTATAGTCAAATAGAAAACGTTAATAATTATATTTCAGTGTTAACTCCGGGTTTTTATAATTTTAAAAGTCCTATAAGACAGGACAATATTGATTATTATTTTGGACATGGTACAAGTTACTCAGCTCCAGTTGTTACCGCGATAGCAAGTATGTTAAAGTAA